One genomic region from Yersinia canariae encodes:
- a CDS encoding inorganic triphosphatase: protein MTVEIELKFIATPAAIAALPERITSWQSQHSAPQTLTNIYFETADNRLRQHDIGLRIRGYDGRYEMTVKTGGKVIGGLHQRPEYNIDLDNDKLDLARFPADIWPEGWAVDALQAELQPLFRTDFTREKWVITYGESEIELALDQGTIGAGELSEPLSEIELELKKGNQADLLALAAELAQIGGLRQGNLSKAARGYHLAQGNPPRELRPLLVLQPAPKSTVEQGMVAGLEMALDHWQYHEELWLRGEPAAKSMIIEALGMIRQALAIFGGLVPRKASAELRASLIALEPQLEPKNANAELICYSADYLKCKLALTSWLVTAGWRPFMDDKARAKFDGSFKRFCDIMLSRSAADLKEAFGHNLDDDGYLAQLPRLNRQIMALQLLSGFYPQNEWHPYIDGWFGLELAIMERQGHWRDTARKEALSQPAFWLNGATR from the coding sequence ATGACCGTTGAAATAGAATTAAAATTTATTGCTACTCCTGCGGCCATTGCCGCTTTGCCGGAGCGAATCACCTCTTGGCAAAGCCAGCATTCAGCGCCGCAAACGCTGACGAATATTTATTTTGAAACGGCAGATAACCGCCTACGCCAGCATGATATTGGCTTACGTATTCGTGGTTATGATGGCCGTTATGAAATGACGGTCAAGACTGGCGGTAAAGTCATCGGCGGTTTGCATCAACGTCCTGAATATAATATTGATCTTGATAATGACAAATTAGATTTGGCGCGTTTCCCAGCCGATATCTGGCCTGAAGGTTGGGCGGTCGATGCGCTGCAAGCAGAATTACAACCCTTGTTCCGCACTGATTTTACCCGCGAGAAGTGGGTAATTACTTACGGTGAGAGCGAGATAGAGCTTGCTCTCGACCAAGGCACAATTGGTGCAGGTGAGCTATCAGAGCCATTGAGCGAAATTGAGTTGGAACTCAAAAAAGGCAATCAGGCAGATTTATTGGCACTGGCGGCTGAATTGGCTCAAATCGGTGGTTTACGTCAGGGGAATTTGAGTAAAGCGGCACGTGGTTATCATTTAGCACAAGGCAATCCACCACGTGAATTGCGCCCATTGTTGGTATTGCAACCGGCTCCGAAATCTACCGTCGAGCAAGGGATGGTTGCAGGACTGGAAATGGCATTAGACCACTGGCAGTATCACGAAGAGTTATGGTTGCGCGGCGAGCCAGCGGCTAAGTCTATGATTATTGAGGCGCTAGGGATGATACGGCAGGCATTGGCTATTTTTGGTGGATTGGTACCACGCAAAGCCAGTGCTGAATTACGTGCGTCATTGATTGCGCTCGAACCACAGTTAGAGCCGAAAAATGCCAATGCCGAATTGATCTGTTATAGCGCCGATTACCTGAAATGTAAGTTAGCGCTTACATCGTGGCTGGTGACTGCTGGCTGGCGGCCATTTATGGATGATAAAGCCCGAGCTAAGTTTGATGGTTCGTTCAAACGCTTCTGCGACATTATGTTGAGTCGCAGTGCTGCTGACCTGAAAGAGGCCTTTGGTCACAATCTGGATGATGATGGCTATTTGGCACAACTTCCGCGTTTAAACCGGCAGATTATGGCCCTCCAACTGCTCTCTGGTTTCTATCCGCAAAATGAATGGCACCCATACATTGATGGCTGGTTTGGTTTAGAGTTGGCGATTATGGAGCGTCAGGGACACTGGCGTGATACTGCCCGTAAGGAAGCTTTGTCCCAGCCAGCTTTTTGGTTGAATGGTGCTACACGCTAG
- a CDS encoding TIGR04211 family SH3 domain-containing protein: protein MQKLRLICLTVLSLSLSLSAYAEEKRYISDELDTYVHSGPGNQYRIVGTLKGGDEVTLISVNDSTNYGQIRDSKGKTTWIPLDQLSETPSLRVRVPDLEQQVKTLTDKLANIDNSWNQRTAEMQQKVAASDSVISELQKENESLKNQLVVAQKKVSAVNLQLDDKQRTIILQWFMYGGGVAGMGLLLGLILPHLIPSRKKNNRWMN from the coding sequence ATGCAGAAATTACGCCTAATTTGCCTCACGGTACTAAGTCTCAGTCTTTCCCTGAGCGCTTATGCTGAAGAAAAACGCTACATCTCTGATGAGCTGGATACCTACGTTCATAGCGGCCCCGGTAACCAATACCGTATTGTTGGCACGCTAAAAGGTGGGGATGAAGTTACCCTGATTAGCGTTAATGACAGCACAAATTACGGCCAAATCCGCGACAGCAAGGGTAAAACCACTTGGATCCCGCTGGATCAATTGAGCGAAACTCCCAGCTTACGTGTTCGTGTTCCTGACCTTGAGCAACAGGTCAAAACACTGACCGACAAACTGGCGAATATTGATAATAGCTGGAACCAGCGCACCGCAGAAATGCAACAAAAGGTAGCGGCCAGCGACAGTGTCATTTCCGAATTACAAAAAGAAAATGAGTCACTGAAAAACCAGTTGGTCGTTGCGCAGAAGAAAGTCAGTGCCGTGAACCTGCAATTGGATGACAAGCAACGCACCATTATTCTGCAGTGGTTTATGTACGGCGGCGGTGTGGCGGGGATGGGCTTGCTATTGGGCCTGATACTGCCACATTTGATTCCAAGCCGTAAAAAGAATAACCGCTGGATGAACTGA
- a CDS encoding multifunctional CCA addition/repair protein, with protein MDIYLVGGAVRDSLLNLPVTEQDWVVVGATPEQLLAQGYQQVGKDFPVFLHPVSHEEYALARTERKSGQGYTGFTCYAAPDVTLEEDLLRRDLTINAIARSSEGELFDPYNGRQDLENRVLRHVSDAFGEDPLRVLRVARFAARFAHLGFTVAPETQSLMAAMAKSGELSALTPERVWKETEKALKTQSPQVYFQVLRDCGALAVLFPEIERLFGVPAPEKWHPEIDTGIHTLMTLAIAAQLSPDVDVRFAALCHDLGKGLTPKEFWPHHHGHGPAGVKLVEQLCQRLRVPNPVRDLAKLVAEYHDLIHTVNKLRPETLLKLFDAIDVWRKPERLEQIILTSEADARGRTGFEENPYPQGDYLRAAFRIAQEVSVQEVVASGLQGLAIRDELKRRRQQALAEWKHTQAVVSP; from the coding sequence ATGGACATTTACTTGGTCGGCGGTGCCGTACGCGACAGCTTATTAAACCTACCGGTCACCGAGCAGGATTGGGTTGTGGTGGGCGCAACGCCGGAACAGCTACTCGCGCAGGGCTACCAGCAGGTCGGTAAAGATTTCCCGGTATTTCTCCACCCCGTTAGCCATGAAGAATACGCGCTGGCTCGCACTGAACGTAAGTCCGGGCAGGGCTATACCGGTTTTACTTGCTACGCCGCCCCAGATGTCACTCTGGAAGAAGATTTACTGCGCCGCGATTTGACCATCAATGCTATTGCCCGCAGTAGTGAGGGGGAATTATTCGATCCCTATAATGGCCGACAAGATTTAGAAAACCGCGTATTACGCCATGTCTCTGATGCTTTCGGCGAAGATCCATTGCGTGTTTTGCGTGTTGCCCGCTTCGCTGCTCGTTTTGCTCATCTGGGCTTTACCGTCGCCCCAGAAACCCAATCATTGATGGCGGCTATGGCCAAGAGTGGTGAGCTTTCGGCTTTAACACCAGAGCGAGTCTGGAAAGAAACGGAAAAAGCACTGAAAACACAAAGCCCACAAGTCTATTTTCAGGTATTACGCGATTGTGGAGCATTGGCCGTCCTGTTTCCCGAAATTGAGCGCTTATTTGGGGTCCCTGCCCCAGAAAAATGGCATCCGGAAATCGATACCGGCATCCATACTCTAATGACACTGGCGATTGCCGCTCAACTCAGCCCTGATGTTGACGTGCGCTTTGCTGCACTTTGCCATGACTTAGGTAAGGGACTGACACCGAAAGAGTTTTGGCCACATCATCATGGGCATGGCCCGGCAGGCGTCAAATTGGTAGAACAGTTATGTCAACGCTTACGGGTGCCTAATCCCGTGCGGGACTTAGCAAAACTGGTGGCGGAATATCATGATCTCATTCATACGGTAAATAAACTCCGCCCTGAAACCCTGCTTAAGCTGTTCGATGCGATTGATGTGTGGCGCAAACCAGAGCGCCTTGAGCAGATAATACTGACCAGTGAGGCCGATGCTCGGGGCCGAACTGGATTCGAAGAAAATCCGTATCCGCAGGGTGATTATCTACGCGCTGCATTCCGAATTGCTCAGGAAGTCTCAGTGCAAGAAGTGGTCGCCAGTGGGCTGCAAGGATTGGCCATTCGTGATGAGTTGAAACGCCGACGCCAGCAAGCTTTGGCCGAATGGAAGCACACTCAAGCAGTGGTTTCACCCTAA
- the bacA gene encoding undecaprenyl-diphosphate phosphatase: MTDMYSLFVAFVLGVVEGLTEFLPVSSTGHMIIVGELLGFTGDKAKTFEVIIQLGSILAVVVVFWRRLFSLIGIHFGRVPHEGKTSGHLTLGHILLAMIPAVGLGLVFHDVIKSLFNPQSVMYALVAGGLLLLAAEWFKPKNPKAIGLDDITYRQAFAIGCFQCLALWPGFSRSGATISGGMLVGVNRYAASEFSFILAVPMMLGASVLDVYKSLHFLSWGDLPMFAVGFITAFIVALIAIKTFLSLIKRISFVPFAIYRFIVAAAVYWVFM; encoded by the coding sequence ATGACGGATATGTATTCGCTGTTTGTGGCTTTTGTGTTGGGTGTGGTTGAAGGGCTGACTGAGTTTCTGCCAGTGTCATCTACTGGGCATATGATTATTGTTGGTGAGCTGTTGGGCTTTACCGGCGACAAAGCAAAAACTTTTGAAGTCATTATTCAGTTAGGGTCAATTCTGGCCGTGGTGGTGGTGTTCTGGCGGCGTCTATTCAGCCTGATTGGTATTCATTTTGGTAGAGTCCCTCACGAGGGGAAAACCAGCGGTCATCTGACATTGGGCCATATTTTACTGGCGATGATCCCGGCGGTTGGTTTGGGCTTGGTTTTTCACGACGTCATCAAATCGTTATTTAACCCGCAAAGTGTTATGTATGCCCTGGTTGCCGGCGGCTTACTCTTGCTTGCCGCCGAGTGGTTTAAACCTAAAAATCCTAAGGCTATCGGGCTGGATGATATTACTTATCGCCAAGCTTTTGCTATTGGCTGTTTCCAGTGCCTGGCATTATGGCCGGGCTTCTCCCGTTCTGGTGCCACCATTTCAGGTGGGATGCTGGTCGGAGTGAACCGCTACGCGGCCTCTGAATTCTCCTTTATTTTGGCCGTGCCGATGATGCTCGGGGCCAGTGTGCTGGATGTGTATAAAAGCTTACATTTCCTGAGCTGGGGCGATTTGCCGATGTTTGCCGTCGGGTTTATCACTGCATTTATCGTCGCCCTGATTGCCATCAAAACCTTCCTGTCATTGATTAAACGTATCTCTTTCGTGCCTTTTGCGATTTATCGCTTTATTGTCGCAGCCGCGGTGTACTGGGTCTTTATGTAA
- the folB gene encoding bifunctional dihydroneopterin aldolase/7,8-dihydroneopterin epimerase has protein sequence MDIVFIEELTVITTIGVYDWEQTIQQKLVFDIEMGWDNRKAAASDDVNDCLSYADISDAVIKHVESQRFALVERVAEEIAELLLQRFNSPWVRIKVSKPGAVAQARNVGVVIERGQRPI, from the coding sequence ATGGACATCGTATTTATTGAGGAACTCACTGTCATAACCACCATCGGTGTTTATGACTGGGAACAGACTATTCAACAAAAGCTCGTGTTCGATATCGAAATGGGCTGGGATAATCGCAAAGCCGCTGCCAGTGATGATGTTAATGATTGCCTGAGTTATGCAGATATCAGTGATGCCGTCATCAAGCATGTTGAATCGCAGCGTTTTGCGCTGGTTGAGCGAGTGGCTGAAGAGATTGCCGAGCTATTGCTACAGCGGTTTAATTCGCCTTGGGTGCGGATTAAGGTTAGCAAGCCGGGGGCGGTTGCCCAGGCGCGTAATGTCGGTGTAGTGATTGAGCGCGGTCAACGGCCTATCTAA
- the plsY gene encoding glycerol-3-phosphate 1-O-acyltransferase PlsY, translated as MSAIALGMIIFAYLCGSISSAILVCRVAKLPDPREHGSGNPGATNVLRIGGRAAAATVLIFDVLKGMLPVWIAYLLHVSPLYLGLTAIAACLGHIYPVFFHFKGGKGVATAFGAIAPIGWDLTGLMTGTWLLTVLLSGYSSLGAIISALIAPFYVWWFKPQFTFPVAMLSCLILMRHHDNIQRLWRGKESKIWDKLRKKQQKTPAEEAAELEEKEED; from the coding sequence ATGAGTGCTATCGCGCTTGGCATGATTATCTTCGCGTATTTGTGTGGTTCTATTTCCAGTGCGATCCTGGTCTGTCGGGTTGCCAAGCTACCAGATCCGCGTGAGCATGGCTCCGGTAATCCCGGGGCAACCAACGTACTGCGCATCGGCGGCCGCGCTGCTGCTGCAACGGTACTGATTTTCGATGTGCTGAAAGGTATGTTACCGGTTTGGATAGCTTATCTGCTGCATGTTTCGCCGCTGTATCTTGGCCTTACCGCTATTGCGGCCTGTCTTGGCCACATTTATCCAGTATTTTTCCACTTTAAAGGTGGCAAAGGCGTTGCTACTGCATTTGGTGCGATTGCGCCTATAGGCTGGGATCTGACTGGCTTGATGACAGGCACTTGGCTGCTGACAGTTTTGCTGAGCGGTTATTCATCTTTAGGCGCAATTATTAGCGCGTTAATTGCTCCTTTCTACGTCTGGTGGTTCAAACCGCAATTTACTTTCCCGGTTGCCATGCTTTCCTGCCTGATTCTGATGCGCCACCACGATAATATTCAACGTTTATGGCGTGGCAAAGAAAGTAAAATCTGGGATAAGCTCAGAAAGAAACAGCAGAAAACACCCGCGGAAGAAGCCGCAGAGTTAGAAGAGAAAGAAGAAGATTAG
- the tsaD gene encoding tRNA (adenosine(37)-N6)-threonylcarbamoyltransferase complex transferase subunit TsaD, protein MRVLGIETSCDETGIAVYDDETGLLANQLYSQVKLHADYGGVVPELASRDHVRKTVPLIQAALKEANLSAKDIDGVAYTAGPGLVGALLVGATVGRALAFAWGVPAVPVHHMEGHLLAPMLEENVPEFPFVALLVSGGHTQLISVTGIGEYLLLGESVDDAAGEAFDKTAKLLGLDYPGGPMLSRMAQQGTAGRFTFPRPMTDRPGLDFSFSGLKTFAANTIRANGGDDQTRADIARAFEDAVVDTLAIKSKRALDQTGFKRLVIAGGVSANRTLRAKLAEMMQKRGGEVFYARPEFCTDNGAMIAYAGLIRLKSGVNSELSVSVRPRWPLAELPKV, encoded by the coding sequence ATGCGAGTTTTGGGTATAGAAACGTCCTGCGATGAAACCGGAATTGCAGTGTATGACGATGAAACCGGTCTGTTAGCTAACCAATTGTACAGTCAGGTTAAATTGCATGCTGATTATGGCGGCGTCGTCCCTGAGCTGGCTTCCCGTGATCATGTGCGCAAAACGGTGCCATTGATTCAAGCTGCATTGAAAGAAGCTAATTTGAGCGCCAAAGACATTGATGGCGTGGCGTATACCGCAGGCCCAGGGTTAGTCGGTGCATTATTGGTTGGCGCCACAGTAGGCCGCGCATTAGCCTTTGCTTGGGGAGTTCCTGCTGTGCCCGTTCATCATATGGAAGGGCATTTATTGGCACCGATGCTGGAAGAAAATGTTCCGGAATTCCCGTTTGTCGCGTTACTTGTCTCCGGCGGCCACACGCAATTAATCAGTGTGACGGGTATTGGCGAATATTTATTGCTGGGCGAATCTGTTGATGATGCGGCAGGTGAAGCTTTTGATAAAACAGCGAAATTGTTAGGATTGGATTATCCCGGAGGGCCAATGTTGTCGCGTATGGCACAACAAGGTACTGCTGGACGATTTACTTTCCCGCGGCCAATGACCGACCGACCGGGGCTGGATTTCAGTTTTTCTGGCCTAAAAACTTTTGCAGCGAATACTATTCGCGCCAATGGTGGTGATGACCAAACTCGTGCCGATATTGCACGAGCTTTTGAAGATGCCGTGGTCGACACACTGGCTATCAAATCAAAACGCGCATTGGATCAGACCGGCTTTAAGCGCTTGGTCATTGCTGGCGGTGTGAGTGCTAACCGCACCTTGCGCGCCAAATTGGCCGAAATGATGCAAAAACGTGGCGGTGAAGTGTTCTATGCCCGGCCAGAATTTTGCACCGATAATGGCGCGATGATTGCCTATGCTGGATTGATTCGGTTGAAAAGCGGTGTGAATAGCGAATTGAGTGTGTCGGTCAGGCCGCGCTGGCCGTTGGCCGAGTTACCGAAAGTCTGA
- the rpsU gene encoding 30S ribosomal protein S21 yields MPVIKVRENEPFDVALRRFKRSCEKAGVLAEVRRREFYEKPTTERKRAKASAVKRHAKKLARENARRTRLY; encoded by the coding sequence ATGCCGGTAATTAAAGTACGTGAAAACGAGCCATTCGACGTAGCTCTTCGTCGTTTCAAACGCTCTTGTGAAAAAGCAGGTGTTTTAGCTGAAGTTCGTCGTCGTGAGTTCTATGAAAAACCGACTACCGAACGTAAACGCGCTAAAGCTTCTGCTGTAAAACGTCACGCGAAGAAATTGGCTCGCGAAAACGCACGCCGCACTCGTCTGTATTAA
- the dnaG gene encoding DNA primase, with the protein MAGRIPRIFINDLLARTDIVDLIDARVKLKKQGKNYHACCPFHHEKTPSFTVNGDKQFYHCFGCGAHGNAVDFLMNYDRLEFVESIEELATMHGLEVPYEVGTGTTQLERHQRQSLYQLMESLSAFYQQSLKGQTANQAREYLKHRGLSEEIIQHFAIGFAPPGWDNALKRFGRDGESRTALNDAGMLVTNDTGRTYDRFRERVMFPIRDKRGRVIAFGGRILGDGVPKYLNSPETEIFHKGRQLYGLYEAQVNHPNPTRLLVVEGYMDVVALAQFGIDYAVASLGTATTAEHIQLLFRATDNVICCYDGDRAGRDAAWRALETALPYLNDGRQLRFMFLPDGEDPDTLVRKEGKDAFEQRMEEAQPLSTFLFETLMPQVDLSSPDGRAKLSTLALPLISQVPGETLRLYLRQQLGNKLGLLDDSQLDKLMPKQADNINSYQPPQLKRTTMRILIGLLVQNPQLATLIPSLQGVEQAKLAGLPLFIELVETCLAQPGLTTGQLLELYRDNKFSQQLETLATWNHMIVEDMVEQTFVDTLTSLYDSILEQRQETLIARDRTHGLNAEERKELWSLNLALARKK; encoded by the coding sequence ATGGCTGGACGAATTCCACGCATATTTATCAATGACTTGCTGGCTCGCACCGACATCGTCGATCTTATCGATGCTCGGGTAAAGCTGAAGAAGCAAGGCAAAAATTATCATGCGTGCTGTCCGTTCCATCATGAGAAAACACCCTCATTCACCGTTAATGGCGATAAACAGTTTTATCACTGTTTTGGCTGTGGTGCGCACGGTAATGCTGTTGATTTCTTGATGAATTACGACAGGCTAGAGTTTGTCGAAAGTATCGAGGAATTAGCAACTATGCACGGGCTGGAAGTGCCTTACGAGGTAGGAACCGGCACCACTCAGTTAGAACGTCATCAACGACAAAGTCTTTATCAACTGATGGAAAGCCTGAGCGCGTTCTATCAACAATCACTCAAGGGCCAGACCGCCAATCAGGCACGTGAATACCTTAAGCATCGCGGTTTGAGTGAAGAAATCATCCAACATTTTGCTATCGGTTTTGCCCCCCCAGGTTGGGACAATGCCTTAAAACGTTTTGGGCGCGATGGTGAAAGCCGGACAGCACTGAACGATGCAGGGATGCTGGTGACTAATGATACAGGGCGGACTTACGATCGTTTTCGTGAGCGCGTCATGTTCCCCATCCGTGATAAACGCGGGCGGGTTATCGCTTTTGGTGGGCGAATTCTGGGCGACGGAGTACCAAAGTATCTTAACTCCCCAGAGACTGAAATTTTTCATAAGGGCCGCCAGTTATACGGCTTGTATGAAGCGCAAGTGAACCACCCCAATCCAACACGACTGCTCGTGGTGGAAGGTTATATGGATGTGGTCGCACTGGCGCAATTTGGTATTGATTATGCCGTTGCTTCGCTGGGTACAGCGACCACTGCGGAACATATTCAATTATTATTCCGCGCAACGGATAACGTAATTTGTTGTTATGACGGCGATCGTGCAGGTAGAGATGCGGCTTGGCGCGCATTAGAAACCGCACTTCCCTATCTAAATGATGGGCGTCAGCTACGCTTTATGTTTTTGCCTGATGGCGAGGACCCAGACACTCTGGTGCGTAAAGAAGGGAAAGATGCATTCGAACAGCGGATGGAGGAGGCGCAGCCACTCTCAACCTTCTTGTTCGAAACATTAATGCCACAGGTGGATTTGAGCAGCCCAGACGGGCGCGCCAAATTAAGCACACTGGCACTCCCTTTAATCAGCCAGGTGCCCGGAGAAACCTTGCGGCTTTATCTGCGCCAGCAGTTAGGCAATAAGTTGGGCCTGCTCGATGACAGCCAGCTAGACAAGCTGATGCCGAAACAGGCTGATAATATAAATAGCTACCAGCCGCCCCAGCTAAAACGCACAACCATGCGTATACTTATAGGGCTACTGGTACAAAATCCACAACTGGCAACACTCATCCCTTCATTGCAGGGCGTCGAGCAAGCCAAGTTAGCCGGTTTACCGCTATTTATTGAGTTGGTTGAGACATGTTTAGCTCAACCGGGGCTGACAACCGGGCAGTTATTAGAACTGTATCGTGATAATAAATTCAGCCAACAGCTTGAAACTCTCGCAACATGGAACCACATGATTGTTGAGGACATGGTCGAACAGACTTTTGTCGACACGCTAACCAGCCTGTATGACTCCATATTGGAGCAACGTCAGGAAACACTAATAGCGCGTGATCGTACACATGGATTAAACGCCGAAGAACGTAAAGAGCTTTGGTCTTTGAATCTGGCGTTAGCCAGAAAAAAATGA
- the rpoD gene encoding RNA polymerase sigma factor RpoD, whose product MEQNPQSQLKLLVTRGKEQGYLTYAEVNDHLPEDIVDSDQIEDIIQMINDMGIQVLEEAPDADDLMLAENTTDTDDDAAEAAAQVLSSVESEIGRTTDPVRMYMREMGTVELLTREGEIDIAKRIEDGINQVQCSVAEYPEAITYLLEQYDRVEAGEARLSDLITGFVDPNAEEDIAPTATHVGSELSTEEMDDDDDEDEDEDEEEDDNSIDPELARQKFSELREQYENARMEIKKNGRSHANAAAEILKLSEVFKQFRLVPKQFDYLVNNMRTMMDRVRTQERIIMKLCVEQCKMPKKNFVTLFASNETSDTWFAAAIAMGKPWSEKLKDVSDDVQRSLQKLRQIEEETGLTIEQVKDINRRMSIGEAKARRAKKEMVEANLRLVISIAKKYTNRGLQFLDLIQEGNIGLMKAVDKFEYRRGYKFSTYATWWIRQAITRSIADQARTIRIPVHMIETINKLNRISRQMLQEMGREPTPEELAERMLMPEDKIRKVLKIAKEPISMETPIGDDEDSHLGDFIEDTTLELPLDSATSESLRSATHDVLAGLTAREAKVLRMRFGIDMNTDHTLEEVGKQFDVTRERIRQIEAKALRKLRHPSRSEVLRSFLDD is encoded by the coding sequence ATGGAGCAAAACCCGCAGTCACAGCTGAAGCTACTTGTCACCCGTGGTAAGGAGCAAGGCTATCTGACCTATGCTGAGGTCAATGACCATCTGCCGGAAGATATCGTCGATTCCGATCAGATCGAAGACATCATCCAGATGATTAATGACATGGGCATACAGGTGCTGGAAGAAGCTCCTGATGCCGATGATTTAATGCTGGCCGAGAACACCACTGATACCGACGATGACGCGGCTGAAGCTGCCGCACAAGTGTTGTCCAGTGTTGAATCCGAAATCGGGCGTACAACCGACCCGGTGCGTATGTATATGCGCGAAATGGGTACCGTTGAGCTATTGACGCGTGAAGGCGAGATTGATATTGCCAAACGTATCGAAGACGGTATCAATCAGGTCCAGTGCTCAGTTGCTGAATACCCTGAAGCGATTACTTACCTCTTGGAACAATATGATCGCGTTGAAGCGGGTGAAGCTCGTTTATCTGACCTGATCACCGGATTTGTTGATCCAAACGCCGAAGAAGATATTGCACCGACGGCGACTCACGTTGGTTCCGAATTATCCACCGAAGAAATGGATGATGACGACGACGAAGATGAAGACGAAGACGAAGAAGAAGACGACAACAGCATCGACCCAGAGCTGGCACGCCAGAAATTCAGCGAACTGCGTGAGCAATATGAAAACGCACGCATGGAAATCAAGAAAAATGGCCGTAGCCATGCCAATGCTGCTGCTGAAATTCTGAAGCTTTCTGAAGTGTTCAAACAGTTCCGCCTGGTACCGAAGCAATTCGACTACCTGGTCAACAACATGCGTACTATGATGGACCGCGTTCGTACTCAAGAACGTATCATCATGAAGCTGTGTGTTGAACAGTGCAAAATGCCGAAGAAAAACTTCGTCACCTTGTTTGCTAGCAATGAAACCAGCGACACTTGGTTTGCGGCAGCAATTGCCATGGGTAAACCGTGGTCTGAAAAACTGAAAGATGTTTCGGATGATGTACAACGCAGCTTGCAGAAATTGCGTCAGATCGAAGAAGAAACCGGCCTGACCATCGAGCAAGTGAAAGACATTAACCGTCGTATGTCTATCGGTGAAGCTAAAGCACGCCGTGCCAAGAAAGAAATGGTTGAGGCTAACCTGCGTCTGGTTATCTCTATTGCGAAAAAATACACCAACCGTGGCTTGCAGTTCCTTGATTTAATTCAGGAAGGCAACATCGGCTTGATGAAAGCAGTAGATAAATTCGAATACCGTCGTGGTTATAAGTTCTCAACCTATGCCACTTGGTGGATTCGTCAGGCTATCACCCGCTCTATCGCGGACCAGGCACGTACCATCCGTATTCCGGTGCATATGATTGAGACCATTAACAAACTCAACCGTATTTCACGCCAGATGCTGCAAGAGATGGGCCGTGAACCAACACCGGAAGAACTGGCTGAACGCATGCTGATGCCGGAAGACAAGATTCGTAAAGTGTTGAAGATTGCGAAAGAGCCAATCTCAATGGAAACCCCAATCGGTGATGATGAAGATTCACATCTGGGCGATTTCATTGAAGATACCACTCTGGAACTACCGCTGGACTCTGCTACCTCTGAGAGCCTGCGCTCTGCCACTCACGACGTGTTGGCTGGCCTGACTGCGCGTGAAGCGAAAGTTCTGCGTATGCGTTTCGGTATCGATATGAACACTGACCACACGCTGGAAGAAGTGGGCAAACAGTTCGACGTAACCCGTGAACGTATCCGTCAGATCGAAGCGAAGGCATTGCGTAAACTGCGCCACCCAAGCCGCTCTGAAGTGCTGCGCAGCTTCCTGGACGATTAA